In the genome of Arachis hypogaea cultivar Tifrunner chromosome 9, arahy.Tifrunner.gnm2.J5K5, whole genome shotgun sequence, the window GATGGAAAGCAGGATGGGAGCAAAGCTCTCTTTGACATGGTACTTCCCAACTGGAACACGGGACTCAGATACCACAGACTCGGTGTCATCTCCATCACTATCTTCATTACCATTGTGTGTAGCAGAAAAAGCAAAGTCCATGGCAGCAGCTGAGGCAGTAAGACCCCCGGTATCATCAACAGAGGTGACTGGAACAACTTTGTTTGAACCATTTTTGTCCACTTCTTTCTTTGTCTGTCTTGGGTCGGCAAATTCCTCAGCATCATCCTTCGGTTGGACTTTGTGATTAACAGGctgacagaagaaaaaaaatggaagagaCAAGTAAAATAAgccaaactttttaaaaaaaaataaagtattgtCTGTTGAAATATGTGAGGAAATAAGGAATTACCATGATATCTGCGACGTGTATTTCTCCGGAAGCTGGTACTATCTCACTGTTTTTTGTTTCCATCTTTTTCCTTCCAGAGTCAGAATAGCTTGATAGGGGTGATGAAGCATCAGAGAGATAAATAGCCCCAATTTTCGAGGGTGGAACACTGTCAAGAACAGGAAGTTCTGGTTTTGATCCATGCTTCTTCCTGCCAAAGCTTAAGGAATTGGCAACTGAAATTTTAAAGTATTCTGGTCAGGCATATACTCATAGTGTGAAATTTATCTAGCCATATCATTAATCTACATCATCACCACATTTTCTACCGAGCCAAACAAATTAAATAAGCAGAAACGATAAGGCTTAACACTTTCATTAACCAATTTATATGCATGGACAAACATGCAAGACAAATATACAGGACAGGTATCATTGCATCTATGAGGTGGACGGCAGAATGATTTGTCAAATAATATAAATCCATTACCATGAAatggtcaaacaaaattaaatCAGTATGCAAGACAGTCTATACCATTTGTACACAAGCAATTGAATCAAATGATTCTAGAtatcattgtcaatctttaacTAAAAAGTTGAATTCCTGGGATACTTTTGCAGTCACCGGAAACATTTCTCAGGTTcccccttgagatgaatcttatTCTTCAAATCAAATAGTGTGAGAAAGCCTTTGCAATAGTAAAATTCTTAGAGGGGTGAAGAAATTCACTTACTGTATAACTGGTTAAATATTATTGGGACTAAAATGGTGAAATTTGATACTAAATGGTAGGTTACTTATTATAAGCTTAAATCAGAGTGGGAACCTGAATCAGCTCCTGCCACTCTTCTTTTGTTGCAATTTTCATCACACACATGGTAAGGATTAGATGCTTTAGGACAACCAGATTGAGAGCGTTTTTCTTCATTCATCTTTTTTCCAAGCTCACCATCAGTAACACTTCTTCGATAATCTTTTAAggaaaaaaacagagaaataagatgCATGTGTTCAAAGATTGGAACTAAGCACTCCCAAACTAAAAACAAACACAAAACAGAGCAACAAAACAAAACAGCAATAAAAGTTTGAGTGAGTAAAAAGATCAAACAGAAGGCGTGCATAACTAACCAAATCCCTTTCTGTTCTTGTGAGGCTTGTAGTTAGGGTCCTTGCTCTTGTGAACACAAGCTTCAGTGCATTCATGGTAGGGATTAGAAGCATACACACAATTTTGCATCACTCTTCCGTTCTGGGCCATTTCCGCTTTCAATTTCACAGTGTCTCTTCCTGCCTCAACTTTGTTACCACCAACCAACCAAGGAGTAACTGTTTCATCCAAAACAAACAAACTCAGATTAAACAATTAATCATATATTATATCATGATCATTCTAAAAAGAAGATTTAGAGAGAGCAACACATACAGCAGGAAGAAACACccatgaaaacaaagaaaagaaagcaaaataatgaaaaataaaaagcaatgatgaaagaaaaagaaaaaagaaacaccAACCTAGAGAAAAGTCAAAGAAAATGTTAAAAGCAAAGAAGGATGAACACAGAAGTAGGTGCAGCAACCCACAAATTCCAAATCACAACAGTCCCACGATgttaattgtttttgttttcaagAAAGCAATTTAATTTAAGGAAGCGTTTGTTTCTTGACCACAAGAGTTAATAAGTGTGTGTGTGGCATCACCAGAATTCTCATAACATGTTTCTAGGAACTGTATGACCATGGAAAAAGTGAAAATTAAAAACGAGGACCCAACTCAACAATCAATGTGAATGGATCTTTTGAAATTTTGTGTACAAAGTTTAATTGCGAGTAttattaagaaattaaagatagtCAAAGTTCTAGAAAGTCACGCGCTACAAGTACAAGATTTGCAGCTGCATTTGTGCCGAAAATGCTGACGTCATTGATGAAGCTAATAAGTTAATAAGTTTAGATTTTAGAAGAATTTTAAGTGTTTCTGAAATATGGGTATTTCGGtcattttaatagttaattttagttataaaagatttatataatataatattaattaaaatcgttAAAATTATCGAAATattgatattttatatatataatattttttaataaatttaattttgatatagctTTACATAATATTAGATTAAGActacatttgattttaaaaataaatagaataaaatacttaaaacgaaatacaaaaataaaaatacaaaaattaatatttttgtattttatttaataataaaataaaataaattatataaatttaatttattttatttttattaaaaaaattaaaaaaatatataattataaaaaattaataaaaataataaaaaaataaaaataaaatatattttttattattatttcaaaataaatacaaaatatattaattttatattttttaaatataatatttttatttagtttttatctgttaaatataattttatatttataatttaatgtcTCGTGTTTTTGTAACATTTATGccgttaatatttaaaataaatatttttgttaatatattattatataattagatatatgtataaatttattttatattaatttgacaaatagacaccaaaaaaaaaaattgtggcaAACTATCTCTTGCCGTTACTTAGCTGCAAGTTATTGACGGGGttcttatttattctttttttaacaTCTTTTTAATGTTATTCAATGTCGATTGATCTAGATGAGTCAATATAATACAATGATACACgtcagaaaaataattttaaaaacgatTATGTACTTTAAATAATACTCGTATTAGTATGTAGTTTAGTACGGTACAGCGAAGCAAGTTGTTTTTTTGCAATACTCTATTCTCTCGAATCTAATTCCATCTAGATAAACTGTTAATCTATCATGggtgaaataaattaaacaactcaatatatttttaattagtaaaaGAATCTACCGATGTGTGATTGACTGATTGGTAaacaaagtatattttttattagaaaatagattttcttaatttttttaaccattaaagaaataaaatatgatCTGTAATATTCCCGTTTTACTAATACTAATCTGATGATCAAACTCGTCTAAgataataaattgataaaataataaaataatattttaattacttaaattaaaatagaaaaaaactcacatataataaaattaaaaataataaattaatattttatttttttcttttttaatgttaTGCTAAATGctgttaaatatttaattaagacTCAAGGAATATCACTAAAAAGGTTCTGAATTATGTTCAATAAAAAAGTTTTGATATTAATGaatgaaggaaaataaaataacattgctAAAAATAAACTTTAGACAACTTTTACTTGGTTGAATAATAAATGGTTGAATTAGGAATGGATGGATAAAGGACCAAAATATGGGAAGGTGTTTGTTGAGCTACGAGATTCTGGATAGGTGTTTTCTGTATTAATattgaaataactaattttatatcTATATCCACAAATCTACAAACAAACAAACATTTATGTTCTTTATAAGAAAGAAAGATTCCCTTTTGAGGTATTacagtttttttttcttctaaataaGCGTAATAAAAGTACTTGTATGTTAAGTTGTTATGAAGAATTTacgtatatatttttaatatataattaaaattaattat includes:
- the LOC112712197 gene encoding uncharacterized protein isoform X3; amino-acid sequence: MGVSSCFTPWLVGGNKVEAGRDTVKLKAEMAQNGRVMQNCVYASNPYHECTEACVHKSKDPNYKPHKNRKGFVANSLSFGRKKHGSKPELPVLDSVPPSKIGAIYLSDASSPLSSYSDSGRKKMETKNSEIVPASGEIHVADIMPVNHKVQPKDDAEEFADPRQTKKEVDKNGSNKVVPVTSVDDTGGLTASAAAMDFAFSATHNGNEDSDGDDTESVVSESRVPVGKYHVKESFAPILLSIFEKYGDIGETCHLESVVMRSYYIECVCFLVQELQSASIMQLTKSKVKELMAILKDVESAQLRVAWLRSILNEIAENIEHINEHRAVEAEKAKSNHEVELLRKELESEMATLAQKEQEVTDLKTRVEEMRGRLSELELKSSDLDKNMSSIKSKVDNLDIKSLLDQLL
- the LOC112712197 gene encoding uncharacterized protein isoform X1, whose translation is MGVSSCFTPWLVGGNKVEAGRDTVKLKAEMAQNGRVMQNCVYASNPYHECTEACVHKSKDPNYKPHKNRKGFDYRRSVTDGELGKKMNEEKRSQSGCPKASNPYHVCDENCNKRRVAGADSVANSLSFGRKKHGSKPELPVLDSVPPSKIGAIYLSDASSPLSSYSDSGRKKMETKNSEIVPASGEIHVADIMPVNHKVQPKDDAEEFADPRQTKKEVDKNGSNKVVPVTSVDDTGGLTASAAAMDFAFSATHNGNEDSDGDDTESVVSESRVPVGKYHVKESFAPILLSIFEKYGDIGETCHLESVVMRSYYIECVCFLVQELQSASIMQLTKSKVKELMAILKDVESAQLRVAWLRSILNEIAENIEHINEHRAVEAEKAKSNHEVELLRKELESEMATLAQKEQEVTDLKTRVEEMRGRLSELELKSSDLDKNMSSIKSKVDNLDIKSLLDQLL
- the LOC112712197 gene encoding uncharacterized protein isoform X2, which produces MAQNGRVMQNCVYASNPYHECTEACVHKSKDPNYKPHKNRKGFDYRRSVTDGELGKKMNEEKRSQSGCPKASNPYHVCDENCNKRRVAGADSVANSLSFGRKKHGSKPELPVLDSVPPSKIGAIYLSDASSPLSSYSDSGRKKMETKNSEIVPASGEIHVADIMPVNHKVQPKDDAEEFADPRQTKKEVDKNGSNKVVPVTSVDDTGGLTASAAAMDFAFSATHNGNEDSDGDDTESVVSESRVPVGKYHVKESFAPILLSIFEKYGDIGETCHLESVVMRSYYIECVCFLVQELQSASIMQLTKSKVKELMAILKDVESAQLRVAWLRSILNEIAENIEHINEHRAVEAEKAKSNHEVELLRKELESEMATLAQKEQEVTDLKTRVEEMRGRLSELELKSSDLDKNMSSIKSKVDNLDIKSLLDQLL
- the LOC112712197 gene encoding uncharacterized protein isoform X4, whose amino-acid sequence is MAQNGRVMQNCVYASNPYHECTEACVHKSKDPNYKPHKNRKGFVANSLSFGRKKHGSKPELPVLDSVPPSKIGAIYLSDASSPLSSYSDSGRKKMETKNSEIVPASGEIHVADIMPVNHKVQPKDDAEEFADPRQTKKEVDKNGSNKVVPVTSVDDTGGLTASAAAMDFAFSATHNGNEDSDGDDTESVVSESRVPVGKYHVKESFAPILLSIFEKYGDIGETCHLESVVMRSYYIECVCFLVQELQSASIMQLTKSKVKELMAILKDVESAQLRVAWLRSILNEIAENIEHINEHRAVEAEKAKSNHEVELLRKELESEMATLAQKEQEVTDLKTRVEEMRGRLSELELKSSDLDKNMSSIKSKVDNLDIKSLLDQLL